agagtgcagacctctgccaaggatagagaggaaaacaggaaacccatgcagtaaaggatcatgagctggaatcaaacctgcatgtctgacacagttctgtttacgaatcaccttcttaaccagttgagctatctggacaccttgctccaatttgttggacgacatactaacctatgatgtttttgtcatattttggaccacatactaaaacatactaaaaaattcaaagtgatccagaatccaggatcctttccggattgccaccaaaattaaatcagctcttcctcttaccataatctacatcccctgaaaatttcatgtgaatctgcccaggcgtttttgagttatcttgcagacagacagacagacagacagacagacagacacgcacacacacacacacacacacacacacacacacacacacacacacacacacacacacacacacacacacacacacacacacacacgctgagtgtcacataacctccttggcggaggtaatgaataaatcagcaaaattaGATTACAGTAATCTAAAATCAAAACTTGGATACAAATGGtattatgtcatttaaataGTGGctatttgtatattttgtatCGGATGAGATTACGTTGTTCAAACCATACAACTAATCATTTTTCAAGCTTATAAGCCAGAACATCACGGTTGTCTTTCGGGTAATTTATTGACTGTGTTGGTTTCCATGTAGGCCGTGGTTCCATGGTTTCTGCTGGAAGCAGTCGTTAacatttaaccctgtaaaacccactgttgcaaaaacacaacatcagtttattttttaataattgttttgtatttttacatgatttttgtttgcttctatctatctatctatctatctatctatctatctatctatctatctatctatctatctatctatctatctatctatctatctatctcgatagatagatagatagatagatagatagatagatagatagatagatatgaagagttcatttgcaaaaacaggtaactctgttttccaaagtagtttaaatcaatcctctggactttaagaaagttccttgaagacgtttcacctctcatccaagaggcttcttcagttctgggggtggttggtgttgcctcagcttttaaacctctgtgaggtgtgttcagggctattattccaacgactaATACCAAAACTCGTCTGACTACTCAATGATGGTCGTTATGAGTATTGGTGGGGGTCGTTCAAATGCAcggatgtcactgagccctcgtgtgctaatggtggtcattagcatgagtcttctgagtagttcttttggggagttttgaaagaaCCTGATTGCAAACTGGTGAAAGaaaactccgttttcagaaaagaAGATAAGagagataataataattacactaataatttattttttctctattttgtcatgtattttactaGTGAGTCAAATACAggcaacttcagtttgattgatattatctcaagtaaacaataaaaaagttttctgaaaatttatcaaaatggagttcatctgtttttgtaaatgaactcttcatatatatatatactttattcagatttttacttttgagtttattatttttttatatttggatTTCTCTATATGTATATAAGTATACATAAATttcttttttgctcatttttcattttcatatctgtgtgtgtgtgtatatatatatatatatatatatacaattttatatatagttttgttttgttttttgctacttttttctttatttgggtcttacagggttaactTCATCGTCAtgtaggagagaggaggggCATTGTTGCTTCCTGTTAGTATCAAAACAACCGTCAGTTTCACAGGAGAAGCAAGGAAAACAGTTGGACAGACACTGCTCGAAAAATGAATTTGAACTTTATTCCACTTGCATCCTACATTACGTGGGATGTCAAAAGTCTGCTGCTCTTCACAATAGTTTTCATCATTGCAGCAGATTTTGTTAAAAACCGTCGGCCGCACGGCTTCCCTCCAGGACCTTGGGCTCTTCCAGTTGTGGGCAACATATTCACTGTTGGCCATAACAGGACTCATGAAAGACTGACGCAGGTATCGGGCAATTTTAAAAATAGGTAAAAGGAAATTGCACGGAATTATCTTTCTGTTGTCATGCATTTTGCTGTTTCTTCTTTCCTAAATCCTTTCCCAAATCAGTTAGCGGAAGAGTATGGAAATGTGTACAGTCTACGAATCGGCCAGAAATGGACGGTGGTGTTAAACGGTTTTGAGGTTCTGAAAGAAGCGCTAGTAACGCAGGGAGACAGCCTGGCAGACCgaccacttggtcctctaattgTCGAGAGATCACAAGGacgaggtaaaaaaaaaatacacacagtcaCAAATATCATGCCACTGCACTTCTTAACTTCTTGCACTTATGACTCGTGAATGCTCATGCAGGAAAATTATCGATTGGTGTATAGCACCTTTGCTGGAATTTCTGtggatgaaaaaagaaaaaaattgaggCATAACTGTTCAGGAATACAATACTATATGTAATAAGGTCCTAAAGAACTTATGTTTTCCAATCAGGTGTGATTACGACTAGTGGGCACATCTGGAGGCAGCAGAGACGATTTGCACTTTCAACCCTCAAATATTTTGGATTTGGAAAGAAGTCACTTGAACCTGTCATCCTGGAGGAATTTACACATTGTGCTGAAGAGTTCAGAAGCTTTAAAGGTATATAGTTCATGCACATTGTCATATATATGATGAGAATTAGAATGCATTTATACTGGGCTTTCCTTTTAATTGTTTAGGTAAGCCATTCAATCCACGCGTCACCATGATGAACGTCACCGCCAACATCATCTGCTCCCTGGTTTTTGGTCATCGCTTTGAGTACAATGATGAGAAGTTCCGGAAGCTGATGTGGAACATTGGGGAATCATTTCACTTTCAGAGGACCATTTGGGCAGAGGTACTGCATTTAAATGCTACTGATGAAATCTTAACACTGTGTATCTCAGTGTGAAACCATGTGTAAGTAATGTCAGTAAATGCATTTGGACATAGCTATGTAGTATGTAGCAcgtttgctgaaatgtcacgTTCTCTAACAATGACCAAGCACTTATCTCTGAAAGATTTGTTTACCGAATTGACAAGTATCTTGTGGAGGGTTGCATAATGGTGAGACACGTGGTTGATACATACAGGATGATGAAACGTGAGGCATGGAGTTGACTTAGAACGAGGTGTGGTCTTTGTTcttcatttattcatccagGCATCCACATGCTGAATATAATCACTATTGTTCATCACTCTTAGTCTTTGTAGTTTGTAATTTTCCTTGGGAGACCCTTCCAAGTGCTGACGTCTTAGCTCCCAATATAACAGGGATAAAGAAAACTCTCCATCACAACAAGGTGGTGACTCTTCTGTTGTTTCAATCTGATTCTCTCTGCAGCTCTACAATGCATTCCCTGGCCTGATGAAATATTTCCCAGGTCTACAACAGAAATTACAGAAGAACTGGGCTGCATTGAGGGGCCTTATACGAGAAGAGATAAATGAGCACAAGAAGATCTCCTCAGAACAAAGAAGAGACTACATTGACTGCTACCTGAATGAGATTCAGATGGTGACCGGAACTAGATACAGAGCTTTACTGCTTATACCGTGTTGTTTATGAAGATTATCATACATTTTTCTTGGTAGTTTTGTAAGGTTTATCATTTGGCTTTAATTGTGTTGTCAGAATAAGGGGAAAGATGACAACACTTTTGATGAGGATAACCTGGTGAACTGTATTTGGGACTTGTTTCTGGCCGGTTCAGAGACCACATCCACCACTCTGCGCTGGGCGTTCCTCTTCATGGCAAAATATCCTGAGATCCAGGGTGAGAGCACAGACAGGCCACTCAAACTGTTTCCACTAATGGTGACACTGAAACCAAACTTATTGGTCATAATTCTGTTTGCATATATATCATTGTTTCTGGCTACACTCATCAACCTCGATACATCAAATATTGTGCAATGATTGATACACAGAGAAGGTCCAGGCTGAGATAGACAGAGTGATTGGACAGTCCAGACAGCCATCCATGGAGGACCGTGTAAACCTTCCCTACACAGATGCTGTCATCCATGAGATCCAGAGGATGGGTAACATTGCTCCTCTCAGTCTGCCACATTCCACCAACAGAGACGTCCAGCTGGGAGGCTACACCATCCCAAAGGTCATTTCTCAACCTACtttagcaaaaagaaaaacacagtttttagaCACTTACCTTTGTGTGCATTATTGAATTTTCATTCTGATTCCGTGTGTTTACCAGGGAGTTACAATAATTCCCAATCTGACCTCTGTGATGTTTGACAAGAATGAGTGGGAGACGCCCTACACCTTCAACCCGGGACGCTTTCTGAATGAGGAGGGCAAGTTTGTGAAACCAGCAGCTTTCATCCCTTTCTCTGCTGGTAAGAAGCAACACAGTCAGACATTTTACTAGTAtcttgataataataataataataataaattttatttaaaagtgcCTTTCAAAACACCCAAGGACACTGTACAGgtttcaaagcaaaaaataaaattaaaacaataaaaacagaacaaaataaaaatcaagacaTGGATAATATTGCTAGTGAAAGAGTGACTATAGACCGAAGGATTGTCTGAATAGGTGGGTTTTGAGATGGGATTTGAAGAGTGGCAAAGAGTCTATGGAGCGGAGGTCAGGGGGAAGAGAGTTCCAGAGCATGGGAGCTGACCGGCTGAATGCTCTGCTACCCATGGTAGCAAGGCGGACAGGGGGCACAGAAAGATGAAGGGTGGAAGAGGAACGGAGCGTACGAGCAGGGATGGTGATATGGAGAAGGTCGAATATGTAAGGGGGGGCCAGGTTATGAAGTGCTTTGAATGTGATGAGTAGTATTTTGAAATTGATCCTTTGTTTTATGGGAAGCCAATGCAGTTGTTGTAAGACAGGAGTGATGTGGTGAGTGGCCGGGGTCCTACTGATGATACGTGCTGCAGAGTTTGGAGGAGCTGCAGTCTTTGGAGGGATTTATTGGGGAGACCAACAAGGAGGGAGTTACAGTAGTCAATCCGGGAGGTTACAAGACTGTGAACAAGGATGGCAGTGGTGTGAGGGGTTAGAGAGGGACGGAGACGGGAGATGCTGCGGAGGTGGAAGTATGCTGATCGAGTTATACTGTTAATATCTTGTCAGGCGTATTCAGTAGCCTGTctagggctgcacctaacgacgcgttgacgcgtcgttaggtgcagccctaaGCCTGTCCCAATGGACATTGTTACTTTGGGGTGTTGCTCTCAGGATGATTGCAGACAGGCTTCAAGTAAACCAGAGCATAATGACCAGGGATCATAGGTCCTTCTTGTTAGTTACTTGGTATATTTCCCTGTCTCAGGTAAGCGTCTGTGTCTCGGGGAGAATCTGGCCAAGATGGAgcttttcctcttcttcatttCCTTCATGCAGCACTTCACCTTCTCCATGCCTGCTGGGGTGAAGCCTTCAATGGAGTACCGCTTTGGCATCACTCTGGCCCCAAAGGATTACGAAATATGTGTAACCTCACGTGTAGGAGAGCAGTAAATTAAAAAGagcaaatataaatattttaactgACATTTCTGTAACTCTTTGGGCTTTTAGAGAACATCAGAAATTTTAATCGTCTCCCAAATATCATTGACTGCAGATAAGAATATAGTTGATGTCATCACCTTCTTTGCTCTTTTCTGCACTTATTCCTATCacagtttctttctgttctgGTCATTTTGGAGTAGTTCACAAGATCTCTCTCAGTGCCTTTGTTCTGATTGCCATAAGCTTCCATGACTTTTTCTTCCCTTACAAAAGTAAAGACATTTTCTCAATGAACTTGTGCAGAAAAGGTAGATACGGGGAtacaaaaaatcaccacaagaaagaaaacaaatgcttATCAAGACAAAATGATTGTGATGACATGTTATATCCaacaggtcagaggtcacatgCACTGTGACTTTGTAATGTTTTGCAAAAGCATTTTCCTGATCATGATCACAATCATCTTTATGGGGCACATATgtcaaaacaaaggaaaatgacTCTGATTTCCTTATTTCTCAATaaactcacacattttaaaGCCTTCTCTAAATATAATGCATATTAAAAAGTGTTCATTCCGTTGGAAGATTTTCCCCCTTGTTATTCCTTTTCAACATTAAACGCACAAATCATGGTCAGTAGAGTGTGGCTTTGTTtcaggaggaagctggagaacccaggcgcagacacagagagaccgGCAGACAGGTGAATGAAGGAAAGAGTTTATTCAACAAGATAACTAAACTAGTGCATAGATGGAGAGCTGAACTGGGGGAACAAAACTAAACCCAACTACTCAAAACCCTCCAAACAAACACTACGAATACGAAAAAAAACGGACGTCAACCAATACTAAAATGGATTAACGAAACTAAACTAAGGAGGGGTATTCACAAGACGAGGGAACAGACAACAGAGGGGAAACAGGTTGGGGAAATCCAGAAGCAGACAGGAGAAGACAAACAGAATCCAAGCAGAGTCCATGAGGGAGAAGAGACTGTGAAGGCATGTGAGTCAATGATCCAGTGGGGAGTGAAGGAAAGCACGGAGCTTCAATAGCTGGAGGTGAGGTAGAGAACAGGTGAAAGGAGTGaactaattactgcagctgatgtgCATTACTGCAATCAGCAAGGTGCAGTTTGGTGAGTGAGAcaagggagacagacagacacagagaccaACAGATGCAAACAGAGGGAACCACAGGGAcaagacaaggagagagagagaacagggaCAGAGATGACAGGATGAGCGAGAGAAATGCAAGAGAGACATGACAAAGACAGGATGAAGGACAGGCAAGGAGGACGGtggaaggagaagaaaagggCTAGAGCAAGGATCACAACAGGCTTTTTAAACAAGAATTTACTAAAAGAGATAATTTCATCTCAGTGTAATATTCTACAAATGCGCCaaagataaaatgaaaatatctaTCTTCAAAGAAATGTAcaagtatttaaaaataataaattaatgttCTCTTTGTTGTATACCACTTGGTTCCTTGACAAAAATTTGCGGTTTACttatttcctctcctctctgtctgaaAGTTACATGGTTGGATGGACTGGATTTACACAATACTTCACAGTGTTCCAAAGGTCGTTGTTATAGATTGTACATCTCCACCAGATGAAATGGTTCAATATAATTCCACTGTGACATCAGAGTCATACTAATGTACAGGATCTGAATATCTCCTCTACTGCTGATCCTTAGGgctgttgtgtcttgttttaggcTTGAAGATGTGGGAGTGAACTCAGCAAAACGTCACTTTTGAAATGTTATTCCTCAGACACAGTTCAATACAATAAATGGCAAAACAGTGAGTGGTAGcgttgaaaagacaaaaaattcatTATGTTAAATTCAAATTGCGTAATGACAACATGTCTTTATCTTACATAAAATGTCTAACATATTTCCAAAGATTAGGAAGGCAAATTATTTCTGACTGCCAAAATATGGCTGGTTGTATGAAATCATACaatgaaatcatgttttttgatttAGTTATCATAAAGCCTTTAGGCCAATAGCCAGGATGCAGGATGCTGTGAGAGAGCTGTTGTCGTTTGGGGGCTGACTACATGGTCTCCATCAATGTTTAGGTGGTTGTTCTATGTCACGACAGCCACAGGAATTCCAGTACCCCAGAATTCCTACCAGAACATTGTCTTGTAAGGAGATGATCAGTGTTATACGCTTTGGTTGTCAGTGGTTCTGATGGTGCAGCTGATCAGTGAAACAATATATATTGCTGAATCacagtgtttttttccattaagGTCAGAGTCCAGTGCAGTTGCTTTGGCAAGAACTAATTTATTGAGCTTTGCCCTCACAGAAGAGAGAGTGGTGTGATTTTGTTTCTATTGGCAGTGAAACATCAACCCTCAGtctcacagaaaaaacaaagagaacagTCTTTAGTATCTTTCGTTAGACAAGCTGTGTCTGCAGTATGGATTCGGTCTATTCTCTAATCAGATACTGTGTTGACTGGGATGTCAGAAGTCTGCTGCTCTTCGCAGTCGTTTTCATCATTGCAGCAGATTTTGTTAAAAACCGTCGGCCAGCTGGCTTCCCTCCAGGACCTTGGGCTCTTCCAGTTGTGGGCAACATATTCACTGTTGACCACACAAGGACCCATGAAAGACTGACGCAGGTATCAGGCAAtcttaaaaattgtaaaaacgaAATTGCAAGGAATTATCTTTCTGTTGTCATGCATTTTGCTGTTTCTTCTTTCCTACATCCTTTCTCAAATCAGTTAGCGAAAAAGTATGGAAATGTGTACAGTCTACGAATCGGCCAGAAATGGACGGTGGTGTTAAACGGTTTTGAGGTTCTGAAAGGAGCTCTAGTAATGCAGGGAGACAGCGTGGCGGACCGACCAGTTACTCCTTGGTCTGCCGACAGATCACAAGGACGAGGTAAGAGAATTCAAGATGCACATAGTCACAAATCTCATGCCACTGCACTTCTTAACTTCTTGCACTTATGACTCGTGAATGCTCATGCAGGAAAATTGTCCATTGCTGTACATCACTTTTGCTGGAATTTCTGTAgatggaaaaaagcaaaaaaaaaaacagcaatataaGATCTGAGATGTGACTGTACAGGAATACAATACTATATGTAATAAGGTAGTTCAAACCTTTTATTTTCCAATCAGGTGTGATTTTGACTAGTGGGCACATCTGGAGGCAGCAGAGACGATTTGCACTTTCAACCCTCAAATATTTTGGATTTGGAAAGAAGTCACTTGAACCTGTCATCCTGGAGGAATTTACACATTGTGCTGAAGAGTTCAGAAGCTTTAAAGGTATATAGTTCATGCACATTGACATATATATGATGAGAATTAGAATGCATTTATACTGGGCTTTCCTTTTAATTGTTTAGGTAAGCCATTCAATCCACGCGTCACCATGATGAACGTCACCGCCAACATCATCTGCTCCCTGGTTTTTGGTCATCGCTTTGAGTACAATGATGAGAAGTTCCGGAAGCTGATGTGGAACATTGGGGAATCGCTCCACTTTCAGACGACCATTTGGGCAGAGGTACTGCATTTAAATGCTACTGATGAAATCTTAACACTGTGTATCTCAGTGTGAAACCATGTGTAAGTAATGTCAGTAAATGCATTTGGGCATAGGTATGTAGTATgtaatatttttcaatatccTGTGTTAGACTGTCACAAATCGATGCGcgtttgctgaaatgtcacgTTCTCTAACAATGACCAAGCACTTATCTCTGAAAGATTTGTTTACTGAATGGACAAGTATCTTGTGGAGGGTTGCATAATGGTCAGACACGTGGTTGATACATACAGGATGATGAAACGTGAGGCATGGAGTTGACTTAGAACGAGGTGTGGTCTTTGTTCTTCATTTATTCATCCATGCatcaatagaatagaatagaatgtcTTTATCGTCATTGTACATGTACAATGAAACTGAAGGTGCAATTCTACAGTACATGGTGGCAAAATTTACAAGACTaagataaaaaatgtaaaaactacaaTGAAATATGGAAGAAATAGAATTAAATGAACAAAGTGCCTAAAGTGCCCTGGAGTGCAATAGAGaataagaaatacaaaaaattatttaatcCATACGTAAACAATCATCAGACATTTCTAGGGCTGGGACTTGAATTTATCAATCTATCcctccattctctatacaccacttaatcctcattagggttgcaggtaGCTGGAGCCCAGCTGACTtgggatgaaggcaggggacacactgagtaggtcaccagtctgtcacagggctacacatagagacaaacaatcacactcccgtgtttgtgtgcaaattgtgtaacaaagagttttcttatcACCGCAGCACGTAGAGCCAATGGTACCACCTCAATGCAAAACGtattgctgttagcaccagagctaatgttagctacgaTGGTAATGGTGCTGTcaaacggtgtagccatcccataataaacCACTgtagaagacactgaaagtgcttgagtttacaaaaagtcttaaaatgttgaatacaatcaCTATAATTGCATTTTGAATTTACAGTAATCTGTTGATGTAggagaaagatgaaaaatgcacaaagatgaaaatgaatgaaacatcaacatttttgttgtttaagttgtTACTCCACCAAAGAGTCAGAGCCTCAGGGCAGTAATGTGACGATTTACGTTGGTTTGTCTAtctgtcttttaataacttaattatAAACTCTTAGtttatcaaaaatattttttataaacatAAATTTGTTTGGGCTccacagcggcgtagtggttagcactttcaccttgcagcaagaagatccccggttcgcatCCCTGCTTTccatgggatctttctgcatgaagtttgcatgttcaccctgtgcatgcgtgggtttttccgggcactccggcttcctcccagagtccaaaaatatgctgaggttaattgcttactctaaattgcccataggtgtgaatgtgagtgtgattgtttgtctgtatatgtagccctgcgacagactggcgacctgtctagggtgtcccctgccttcgcccgagtcggctgggataggctccagcaccccccacaaccctagtgaggataaagcggtgtatagagaatggatagatggataaatTTGCATTCCCCAAAACAGAGTCATCAAAATTATACTATTTATCAGATCCAGAAATTATGAAAACAGACTGAATCTATGGATTTCAAACTTTTTAAAGGTCCTTGTACTAATTGTGCTTATGttaatcatcaaaatcattttattttattgtcccattttaaattattagacattttaaattcaactttaaCTTCATTCTGATTCTTTCaatcactacccagagctcatgaccatatgTGAGGGTTGGAATGTAGATTATCTGGTAAATTGAGAACTTTGCCAAGCCCCATGGGACAAGCTTCAACCACCAGACACTTACTGACACTAGCCTGATTCCAGGCGGAGGCCCCGGTGTCCGTAATTTTGGCAAGGGGGTGCCTTcccttgtttgtgttttcatttaggTACTGTTCATCACTCTTAGTCTTTGTAATTTGTAATTTCCTTTTGGAGACCTTTCCAGGTGCTGACATCATAGCTCCCAATACAACAGGGAAACAAAACCTCTCCATCGCAACAAGGTGGTGACTCTTCTGTTGTTTCaatctgcttctctctgcagctctACAATGCATTCCCTGGGCTGATGAAATATTTCCCAGGTCTACAACAGAGATTACAGAACAACTGGGCTGGCGTGAGGGGCCTTATACGAGAAGAGATAAATGAGCACAAGAAGATCTCCTCAGAACAAAGAAGAGACTACATTGACTGCTACCTGAATGAGATTCAGATGGTGACCGGAACAGAGctttactgcttatactgtgtTGTTTATGAAGATTATCACTGATGCACTTGATTGTCATAGTGATGATGCTGAATTCTCCTTGGAAGTTTTGTAAGGTTtatcatttatatttaattgtGTTGTCAGAATAAGGGGAACGATGACAACACTTTTGATGAGGATAACCTGGTGAACTGTGTTTGGGACTTGTTTGTGGCCGGTTCAGAGACCACATCCACCACTCTGCGCTGGGCGTTCCTCTTCATGGTAAAATATCCTGAGATCCAGGGTGAGAGCACAGACAGGCCACTCAAGCTGTTTCCACTAATGGTGACACTGAAACCAAACTTATTGGTCATCATTCTGTTTGCATACATATCATTGTTTCTGGCTACACTCATCAACCTCGATACATCAAATATTGTGCAATGATTGATACACAGAGAAGGTCCAGGCTGAGATAGACAGAGTGATTGGACAGTCCAGACAGCCATCCATGGAGGACCGTGTAAACCTTCCCTACACAGATGCTGTCATCCACGAGATCCAGAGGATGGGTAACATCGTTCCTCTCAGTCTGCCACATTTCACCAACAGAGACGTCCAGCTGGGAGGCTACACCATCCCAAAGGTCATTTCTCAAACTGCTTcggcaaaaagaaaaacacagtttttagaCACTTACCTTTGTGTGCATTATTGAATTTTCATTCTGATTCCATGTATTTACCAGGGAGTTACAATAATTCCCAATCTGACCTCTGTGCTGTTTGACAAGAATGAGTGGGAGACGCCCTACACCTTCAACCCGGGACACTTTCTGAATGAGGAGGGCAAGTTTGTGAAACCAGCA
This region of Acanthochromis polyacanthus isolate Apoly-LR-REF ecotype Palm Island chromosome 4, KAUST_Apoly_ChrSc, whole genome shotgun sequence genomic DNA includes:
- the LOC110957655 gene encoding cytochrome P450 2J6-like isoform X2, which gives rise to MDSVYSLIRYCVDWDVRSLLLFAVVFIIAADFVKNRRPAGFPPGPWALPVVGNIFTVDHTRTHERLTQLAKKYGNVYSLRIGQKWTVVLNGFEVLKGALVMQGDSVADRPVTPWSADRSQGRGVILTSGHIWRQQRRFALSTLKYFGFGKKSLEPVILEEFTHCAEEFRSFKGKPFNPRVTMMNVTANIICSLVFGHRFEYNDEKFRKLMWNIGESLHFQTTIWAELYNAFPGLMKYFPGLQQRLQNNWAGVRGLIREEINEHKKISSEQRRDYIDCYLNEIQMNKGNDDNTFDEDNLVNCVWDLFVAGSETTSTTLRWAFLFMVKYPEIQEKVQAEIDRVIGQSRQPSMEDRVNLPYTDAVIHEIQRMGNIVPLSLPHFTNRDVQLGGYTIPKGVTIIPNLTSVLFDKNEWETPYTFNPGHFLNEEGKFVKPAAFIPFSAGKRLCLGENLAKMELFLFFISFMQHFTFSMPAGVKPSMEYRFGVVLAPKDYEICVTSRVGEQ